In a genomic window of Parambassis ranga chromosome 24, fParRan2.1, whole genome shotgun sequence:
- the snw1 gene encoding SNW domain-containing protein 1, with protein sequence MSLMSFLPVPTQLSQDQLEAEERLRAQKSYSTALVSSRREPPPYGHRKGWVPRALEDFGDGGAFPEIHVAQFPLEMGRKKKTSNALAVQVDAEGKIKYDAIARQGQGKDKVVFSKYTDLLPKEVLNEDTPGLRKPDEEAVQELTEKTRAALEKQVSQKIAAAMPVRAADKQAPAQYIRYTPSQQGVAFNSGAKQRVIRMVEMQKDPMEPPRFKINKKIPRGPPSPPAPVMHSPSRKMTVKEQQEWKIPPCISNWKNAKGYTIPLDKRLAADGRGLQTVHINENFAKLAEALYIADRKAREAVEMRAQVEKKMAQKEKEKKEEKLRELAQMARDRRAGIKSHGDKGGEDSEARERDEIRHDRRKERQHDRNISRAAPDKRSKLQRDQDRDISELIALGKPNPRSSSDAQYDQRLFNQSKGMDSGFAGGEDEVYNVYDQPFRGGRDMGANIYRPSKNIDKDTYADDFDSLMQNNRFVPDKEFSGTDHSQRRDGPVQFEEDPFGLDKFLEQAKQHGGSKRPSTSNRSKDDYHDKKRRKE encoded by the exons ATGTCTCTGATGAG CTTTTTGCCGGTGCCGACCCAGCTGTCCCAGGACCagctggaggcagaggagagactCCGGGCACAGAAGTCCTATTCTACCGCCTTGGTTTCATCCCGTAGAGAGCCACCTCCGTACGGACACAGAAAAGGCTGGGTGCCTCGCGCCCTTGAG GACTTTGGAGATGGAGGCGCTTTCCCAGAAATCCATGTGGCCCAGTTTCCTCTGGAgatggggaggaagaagaagacatcCAATGCCCTGGCAGTGCAAGTGGATGCTGAAGGAAAGATTAAATATGATGCCATCGCTAGACAAGGACAGGGAAAGGATAAG GTAGTTTTCAGTAAGTACACTGATCTGCTACCAAAGGAGGTTCTTAATGAAGACACACCAGGACTAAGGAAGCCTGATGAAGAGGCTGTACAAGAG CTGACAGAGAAGACCCGTGCCGCCCTGGAAAAGCAGGTTTCTCAAAAGATTGCTGCTGCTATGCCTGTTAGAGCTGCAGATAAACAGGCCCCTGCGCAGTATATCAG ATACACCCCATCCCAGCAGGGTGTGGCATTTAATTCCGGTGCCAAACAGAGGGTGATCCGCATGGTCGAAATGCAGAAAGATCCGATGGAACCTCCACGTTTTAA AATTAACAAGAAAATTCCTCGAGGACCTCCTTCTCCCCCTGCTCCTGTCATGCATTCTCCAAGCAGAAAG ATGACGGTCAAAGAGCAGCAGGAATGGAAGATTCCTCCTTGCATCTCTAACTGGAAGAACGCAAAG GGCTATACCATTCCACTTGACAAACGTTTGGCTGCTGATGGAAGGGGTCTACAAACAGTTCACATTAATGAAAACTTTGCCAAGCTGGCCGAGGCTCTCTATATTGCTGATAGAAAG GCCAGAGAGGCGGTGGAGATGCGAGCGCAAGTAGAGAAGAAAATGGCtcagaaggagaaggaaaagaaagaggagaagctCAGGGAACTGGCTCAAATGGCCCGAGACCGCAGAGCTGGCATCAAGAGTCACGGCGACAAAG GTGGCGAGGACAGCGAGGCCAGGGAGCGTGACGAGATCCGTCATgacagaaggaaagagagacagCACGACCGGAACATTTCCAGGGCTGCTCCTGATAAGAG GTCGAAGCTGCAGAGGGACCAGGACAGGGACATCAGTGAGCTCATTGCTCTGGGAAAGCCTAACCCTCGTTCCTCCAGTGATGCTCAGTATGACCAGCGACTCTTTAATCAGAGCAAG GGTATGGACAGTGGTTTTGCTGGTGGTGAAGACGAGGTGTACAACGTGTATGACCAGCCATTCCGCGGTGGCAGGGACATGGGCGCGAACATCTACAGACCCAGCAAGAACATCGATAAAGATACCTATGCAGATGACTTTGACTCACTTATGCAGAACAACAG GTTTGTTCCGGACAAGGAGTTCTCAGGTACTGACCACAGCCAGAGACGAGATGGGCCCGTACAGTTTGAGGAGGATCCCTTCGGTCTGGACAAGTTCTTGGAGCAAGCCAAGCAGCACGGCGGTTCAAAGAGACCCTCCACTAGCAACCGTTCAAAGGATGATTACCATGACAAGAAACGCAGGAAGGAGTGA